From one Rattus norvegicus strain BN/NHsdMcwi chromosome 7, GRCr8, whole genome shotgun sequence genomic stretch:
- the LOC134479587 gene encoding polycomb group RING finger protein 2-like, which yields MHRTTQIKIMELNPHLMCALYGGYFINTTTIVECLHSFCKTFIVRYLETNKYCPMCDVQVHKTGPLLSIRSDKTLQDIVYKLVSGLFKDVMKGRRDFYAAYPLTEVPNGSNNDHVEILEQEKGALGDNEIVSLSIKLYREAKKSLVENGDEDKEKTGVLFLRCPAVMTFMHLAKFLCNEMDVPSKYKVEILYEDKPLKEYYTLMDIAYIYPWQRNGPLPLKYRVQPACKRLTLPTVPTPSEGTNTSGPPSQAPSPATLPATSSSLSSPGTPSHGSPSSHSPAATHPTSPTPPSTAAVTTTATNGGTSNCLQMPSSTSRGCKMSVNGAPCPP from the coding sequence ATGCATCGGACCACACAGATTAAAATCATGGAGCTGAACCCTCACCTCATGTGTGCCCTCTATGGGGGCTATTTCATCAACACCACCACGATTGTGGAATGCTTACATTCCTTTTGCAAAACCTTCATCGTGCGCTACTTGGAGACCAACAAATACTGCCCCATGTGTGATGTCCAGGTCCATAAAACAGGGCCACTGCTGAGCATCAGATCAGACAAAACCCTCCAGGACATTGTCTACAAGTTGGTGTCTGGGCTTTTTAAAGATGTGATGAAAGGGAGACGGGACTTCTACGCAGCATACCCCCTGACAGAAGTCCCCAATGGCTCCAACAATGACCATGTCGAAATCCTGGAACAGGAGAAGGGGGCTCTGGGTGACAACGAGATTGTCAGCTTGTCCATTAAATTATACCGAGAGGCGAAGAAGAGCCTCGTGGAGAATGGGGACGAAGACAAGGAGAAGACAGGGGTGCTGTTCCTGCGATGCCCAGCAGTCATGACCTTTATGCACCTCGCCAAGTTCCTCTGCAACGAAATGGATGTGCCCAGCAAGTACAAGGTAGAGATCCTCTACGAAGACAAGCCCCTGAAGGAATACTACACCTTAATGGACATAGCCTACATCTACCCGTGGCAGAGGAATGGGCCTCTCCCGCTCAAGTACCGTGTCCAGCCAGCCTGCAAGAGGCTCACCCTACCCACAGTGCCAACTCCCTCAGAAGGCACCAACACCAGCGGGCCTCCGAGTCAGGCTCCCAGCCCTGCCACACTTCcggccacctcctcctccttgtccagCCCTGGGACCCCATCCCATGGCTCTCCCAGCTCCCACAGCCCCGCAGCCACCCATCCTACCTCCCCCACTCCACCTTCAACTGCTGCTGTGACCACCACAGCTACCAACGGGGGAACTTCGAACTGCCTGCAGATGCCATCCTCTACCAGCAGGGGGTGCAAGATGAGTGTTAATGGAGCTCCTTGCCCCCCTTAA